GCACGGTCGGCCCCGGGGCCGAGCACGTCGCGCAGGCGGAACACCGACCACATCGTGTAGCGGATCGAGTCGTTGATCTCCCGCACCCGGGAGGCGTTGCTCTGCGTCTCGCTCATGGCCACATTGTGCCAACCGTCCCCACCCGCGGCGCACGCGGTGGGCCGCTCAGCCCCGGCCGAGCCCCGCCTCGCGGGCGGCGATGATCGCCGCGGCCCGGTCGGGGGCCTGCAGCTTGGCGTAGACCGAGGAGACGGTGTTGCGCACCGTCTTGCCCGAGACGAACAGCTCGGCGGCGATCTGGTCGTTGCTGCGCCCGGCGGCCAGCAGGTCGAGCACCTGGTGCTCGCGCTCGCTGAGCTGGGGGAAGGCCGGCGGCGCTGCCGGGCGCGCGGCGCCCACGAAGAGCTGGGCGACCCGCGCCGCCAGGGACGCCCCGAAGACCATGCCGCCGGCGGCCGCCGAGCGCACCGCGTGCAGCACCTCGTCGGCGCCGGCACCCTTGAGCAGGTAGCCGGTGGCGCCCGCCCGGATCGCGCTGACCACGGTCTCGTCGTCCTCGGTCATCGTCAGCATCACGACCCGCACCTGCGGGTGCCGGCCGGTCACGAAGCGGGTCGCCTCGATGCCGTCGAGCCCGGGCATCTGGATGTCCATGACCACGACGTCGGGCAGCACGTCCTCCACCACGTGCAGCGCCTCGCGGCCGTCGGCCGCCTCGCCGACGACCTCGATCCCCTCGAGCGCGCCCAGCAGCGACACCAGCCCCTCCCGCACGATCCGGTGGTCGTCGACGACCACGACCCGCAGCACCCTCACCGCGCCACCCCCAGCGGCAGCCACGCGCGCACCAGGGTGCCGGCCCCGTCGAGGCCCGGGCAGACCACCTCGGCGCGACCGCCCAGCTCGTCGGCGCGCTCGCGCAGCGACAGCATCCCCACGCCGGCCTGCGCCCCCGGCGACACCCCCACCCCGTCGTCGGCGACCTCGACGAGCAGCCCTCCCGCCTCGTGGGCCAGCCGGACCTCGGCGCGACCGGCACGCGCGTGGCGCGCCACGTTGGTCAGCGCCTCGGCCGCGATCCGGTACGCCGCGACCTCCACCGCCGCGGGCAGCTCGGGCAGGTCGGCGGCGCCGACCGAGACCTCGGGCCCGGCCTGCTCGGCCAGCTGGCGCAACGCCCCGACCAGGCCGCGGTCGTCGAGCGCGGGCGGGCGCAGCTCATGCACCAGCCGGCGTACGTCGGCGACGACGTCCTGCACCATCACGGCGGTCTCCTGCAGGCTCGCGCCGGCCGCGGCGGGGTCGCTGCCGACCGTCAGCCGGGCCGTCTCGAGGCGGAAGACCACTCCCCCGAGCGCCGGGCCGAGGCCGTCGTGCAGGTCGCGCCGGATGCGGCGCCGCTCCTCCTCGCGCGCCACCACCAGCCGCTCCCGGCTCTCCTGCAGCTCCTCGGCCAGGCGGGCGGTCCGCACCGCCAGCGCCGCCTGACGCACGAGGTCGCCGAGCAGCCGCTCGTCGCGCGACGAGAGCCGGCTGCGCATCCCGCGGGCCGGCAGCATCAACCGGCCCACCTCACGGCCGCGGTCGGTGATCGGGAGCACCCGCACCTGCGTGGGCTCCGTGCCGTGGCTGGCCGACAGGACCTCCCCGCCGCGTTCGACCTCGACGCGCACGAAGCCGACCCCGAAGGCCGCGGCGACGGCGACGGCCACCTCGCGGAGCTGCGCCGCGGCGTCGTCGGTGTGCTCGAGGCGCGCGGCGAGCCTGGCCACGACGTCGTACGGCGCCGCCCGCTCGCCAAAGACCAGCCGGCGTGCCCACGTCCAGACCCGCGCGCGCAGGGGGACGTGCACCAGCGCCGAGACCAGGAGCACCAGCGCCACCACCTCGCGCTGCGAGAGGCCCTCGCCGCCCCAGCCGGTCAGCAGGGTGTCGAGCAGGCCGACCGCGGCCAGGTCGACGGCGAGGACGAGCAGGCCCAGGCCGGCCCAGGCCAGGGTGCGGGTCAGCAGGTCGCGCACCGGCACCAGGCCGGGCTCGACGACGGCGACGACCATCGCCGCCGCCGGCAGCACCATCACGACGAAGCTGGTGAGCAGGTCGTCCCCGGGGCCGTCGTAGAAGGCACCGGCCACGACGGTCAGGGCCATCACCAGCACGCTCCACAGCAGCCAGCGCATCCGGTCGCGCTCGACACCCTCGGACCCGCGGTAGCGCACCACCACCGTCGCGATCGGCACGGCGAAGCCCAGCACCGTGACGGTCCGGGCGATCGAGGGCGCCGGCTCGCCGAGCCAGCCCAGCGAGAAGGGGTCGGGGTCGAGCGCGGCCGGCAGCGCCGCCGGCACCGGCGCCGGGGTGAGCAGGAAGACCAGGACGGCTCCGCCCATCACCACCAGCACGGCGCCCGAGGCCCGGCCCCAGCGACCCGGCAGGAACCTCCCCGTGGGGAAGAGGAGCAGCAGCACCGCGGCCACGACCGGCAGCAGCGATCCGACCCGGCCCCAGAACCACAGCGCGAGCGTGCTGCCGGGCCACGCGGACGTGTCCGTCACCCCGGCGTACAGCCAGGACTGCGCCAGGCCGTCGACGGCCCAGAAGAGCCCGAACCCGGCGAGCGCCCAGCCGAACCGTGAGCGCGGGTCGCGCGCGGTGACCACGGCGGCCAGCGAGGCGATGACCAGGCCGTTGAGGGTCCAGGGCCAGCCGGGCCCCTGCGTCAGCCGGTCCCCCAGCGAGCCGGCCTCGCCGCGCGCGTCGACGGCGACGCTGGCGACCAGGGCCAGGGCGCACAGCGCCGGCACGCCCGGCCCGGACACGAACCGTCCGACCGGCGTGCGGGCGGGGCGCCGGCCGACCACGAGCACGGGCTCATTGTGGGCGCGCCGACGCCGGCCCGGGAACCGAATTCCCGGACCGGCTCCGGCGCAGGGCACGCAGCGGTCCCGCTCAGGCGGCCCGGGCGCCGCGGTGCACCCGGTCGCCGAGCGCGAAGCCGGTCGCGGTCACCAGCAGCCACAGCGGGCCGGTCATCCCCGCCATGTACTGCAGCGGGGAGATCCCCAGCAGCAGGGTCAGCCCGCCGAGCACCAGCCCCACACGGCCGATCCACGTCGGGACGGCGCCCGCACGGGCGGCGCGCCACACGGCCACGCCCGAGAGCCCGGAGAGCACCCAGCACCACGGGACCGTGGCGATCCAGTGGTTGAAGAACACCACGGCGTGCGGGTCGGCGACGGCGTCCCCGGCCTGCGAGGCGAAGATGAACTCGGTGTCGAGCCCGGTCCCCAGCACGGTGACCAGTGCGGTGCCGAGCAGCCCGGCGGCGGCCACGAAGGGGGCCAGGCCCGTCCCGGGGTGGTCGGCCAGGCGGCGGTGCAGCCCGGCGGCGAAGACGACGGTCGCCACCGCACCCACGAGGGCCAGCACGTGGAAGGCCACGATCACGGGGACCTTGTCGGCGACGGCCAGCGCTATCGCGTCGGGGTCACCCGCCAGGGCCTCGTCGTAGACGGCCGTGACCAGGCCGGAGGTGGCGATGCCGCCGATGCCGGCGGCCGCGGCGGCGATGCCGACGGCGGCCCAGGTGCGCGGGGCGCGCGGCGCGGGGCGCTCCGCGCGGGGCGTGGTGGGCCGCGTCGACCCGGCCCGGTCGGTGCGGACGGGACGGCTGCTGCTGGTGCTCGTGGTGCCGGTGGTGCTCATGGAGGTCCTCTTCTCGGTCGTCGTGGTGGACGACCCGAGACTGCGGGGCGCGGTGTCCCGAGGGGCAGGGACGACGGGGCACGTCCGGTCCCGGGCACGACCCGGGACGGCGGGACCGGTCAGGGACCGGTCAGTGCGGGGAGAGCGCCCGGACGGCCAGGCGCGCGGAGCCGATGACCGCGGGGATGCCCACTCCGTCGTACGCCGCCCCGCACACCGCCAGCCCCGGCACCTCGGCCACGGCCGCGCGCACCCGCGCCACCCGCGCGAGGTGGCCGACGGCGTACTGCGGCAGGCCGCCGCCCCAGCGCTGCACGTGGGTGTCGACAGGGCGGGCCCGGAGCCCGAGGGCCGCGTGCAGGTCGGCGAGCGAGACCTCGACCAGGCGCTCGTCGGGGGCCTGCAGCGCGGCCTCGTCGCCGTGGCGCCCGAGGGAGGTGCGCAGGTGCACCACCCCGGCACCGGCGCCGGCCTCGCGCACCCAGGCCCACTTGGCGAAGGAGAAGGTCGAGGCCTTGATGGCGCGCCCCTCCACCGGCGGCACCAGGAACCCCGAGGAGCCGGTGCCGACCAGCTCGGGCACGTCGTCGGCGGCGAAGGCCAGGGTCACCACACCGACGGAGGCGGCCTCGACCTCGCCCAGCGCGTCGGCGGCGACGGGCGCGACCTCGCCCAGCAGCCGCGCGGTGGCGGCGGCGGGGGTGGCCAGCACGACCGCGTCGGCGGTGACGGTCTCGGCCGCCGTGGTGGGGCCGACGGTGAGCCGGAAGCCGCCGCCGTCGCGGACCAGCGCCCGCACGGTCGCCCCCGTGCGCACCTCGCCGCCGGCGGCGCGCACGGCCGCGGCCACCGCCGCGGGCAGGCGCCCCATGCCGCCGGCGATCCCCGCGAAGACCGGGGCGGCGTACGTCGCCCCCGCGGGCGCCATCGCGGCGCCCTGCTCGAGCAGCGAGCCGCGCTCGGCCATCGCCACCAGCTGCGGCACGGCCGCGCGCGCGGAGATCCGCCGGGCGCGCCCGGCGTACACCCCGCCCAGCAGCGGCTCGACGAGCAGGTCGGTGACGGCCGGCCCGAGCCGGGCGTCGACGAGGTCGCCGACGCTGACGTCGTCGCCGACCTCGCTGGGCGGCAGCGACGGCTCGCGGCGGACCCGGTCGAGGGCGGCCCGGTCGAGCACGCCGGAGGCGTCGAGCTGGTCGAGGTCGAGCGGGACGCCCATCAGCGAGCGCGGCAGCGGGCGCAGCGCGCCGCCGGTCCAGATCCGGGAGGAGACCACCGCGGGGTGCTCGACCTCG
The Nocardioides marinisabuli genome window above contains:
- a CDS encoding response regulator transcription factor; its protein translation is MRVLRVVVVDDHRIVREGLVSLLGALEGIEVVGEAADGREALHVVEDVLPDVVVMDIQMPGLDGIEATRFVTGRHPQVRVVMLTMTEDDETVVSAIRAGATGYLLKGAGADEVLHAVRSAAAGGMVFGASLAARVAQLFVGAARPAAPPAFPQLSEREHQVLDLLAAGRSNDQIAAELFVSGKTVRNTVSSVYAKLQAPDRAAAIIAAREAGLGRG
- a CDS encoding sensor histidine kinase, which encodes MLVVGRRPARTPVGRFVSGPGVPALCALALVASVAVDARGEAGSLGDRLTQGPGWPWTLNGLVIASLAAVVTARDPRSRFGWALAGFGLFWAVDGLAQSWLYAGVTDTSAWPGSTLALWFWGRVGSLLPVVAAVLLLLFPTGRFLPGRWGRASGAVLVVMGGAVLVFLLTPAPVPAALPAALDPDPFSLGWLGEPAPSIARTVTVLGFAVPIATVVVRYRGSEGVERDRMRWLLWSVLVMALTVVAGAFYDGPGDDLLTSFVVMVLPAAAMVVAVVEPGLVPVRDLLTRTLAWAGLGLLVLAVDLAAVGLLDTLLTGWGGEGLSQREVVALVLLVSALVHVPLRARVWTWARRLVFGERAAPYDVVARLAARLEHTDDAAAQLREVAVAVAAAFGVGFVRVEVERGGEVLSASHGTEPTQVRVLPITDRGREVGRLMLPARGMRSRLSSRDERLLGDLVRQAALAVRTARLAEELQESRERLVVAREEERRRIRRDLHDGLGPALGGVVFRLETARLTVGSDPAAAGASLQETAVMVQDVVADVRRLVHELRPPALDDRGLVGALRQLAEQAGPEVSVGAADLPELPAAVEVAAYRIAAEALTNVARHARAGRAEVRLAHEAGGLLVEVADDGVGVSPGAQAGVGMLSLRERADELGGRAEVVCPGLDGAGTLVRAWLPLGVAR
- the hemG gene encoding protoporphyrinogen oxidase; translation: MHRDVVVVGGGIAGLAAAHELALAGRDVLLLEASPELGGKLRAREVAGVGVDVGAEAMLNRRPEGVDLARSVGLEVEHPAVVSSRIWTGGALRPLPRSLMGVPLDLDQLDASGVLDRAALDRVRREPSLPPSEVGDDVSVGDLVDARLGPAVTDLLVEPLLGGVYAGRARRISARAAVPQLVAMAERGSLLEQGAAMAPAGATYAAPVFAGIAGGMGRLPAAVAAAVRAAGGEVRTGATVRALVRDGGGFRLTVGPTTAAETVTADAVVLATPAAATARLLGEVAPVAADALGEVEAASVGVVTLAFAADDVPELVGTGSSGFLVPPVEGRAIKASTFSFAKWAWVREAGAGAGVVHLRTSLGRHGDEAALQAPDERLVEVSLADLHAALGLRARPVDTHVQRWGGGLPQYAVGHLARVARVRAAVAEVPGLAVCGAAYDGVGIPAVIGSARLAVRALSPH